A genomic region of Elaeis guineensis isolate ETL-2024a chromosome 9, EG11, whole genome shotgun sequence contains the following coding sequences:
- the LOC105051270 gene encoding NADH dehydrogenase [ubiquinone] 1 beta subcomplex subunit 9: MSVSTASYLARRAAQKERVRILYRRALRDTLNWAVHRHLFYQDASDLREKFEANKHVEDLNTIDRLIDEGEATYEKWQHPDPYIVPWAPGGSKFTRNPPPPSGIEIVYDYGKEDHLN, encoded by the exons ATGAGCGTCAGCACTGCGAGCTACCTTGCCCGGCGGGCGGCGCAGAAGGAGCGCGTGAGGATCCTCTACCGCCGAGCCCTCAGGGACACCCTCAACTGGGCCGTCCACCGCCACCTCTTCTACCAGGAT GCATCAGACCTAAGAGAAAAATTTGAGGCCAACAAGCATGTG GAGGATCTAAACACCATTGATAGGCTTATTGATGAGGGAGAAGCAACATATGAGAAATGGCAGCACCCTGATCCTTACATCG TTCCTTGGGCTCCTGGTGGCTCCAAATTCACGCGAAATCCACCACCACCTTCTGGG ATCGAGATCGTTTATGACTATGGCAAAGAGGACCACTTGAATTAG